One uncultured Carboxylicivirga sp. genomic window, TAAGTGGGCTTTGCCGGGTGGTTTTGTTGACATGGATGAAGAGTTAAAGTTGGCAGCTTTGCGCGAGCTTCAGGAAGAGACTGGTATAGAGAATGTGGAAGTAAAGCAGTTCAGAACCTATGGTGCTGTCAACAGGGATCCCAGACACCGTACTATTTCAATTGTTTATACTGGTTTTGTTGAAGATGAATTGGAATGCACGGGGCAGGATGATGCAGCAGATGCACAGTGGTTTACACTTGAAAACCTACCGGAATTGGCTTTTGATCACAAATTGATCATTACAGAAGCCAGAGAATATCTAAACATTTAAGGATTGGGCAAGGATAATTGTGGCTTCGGGACCCATATTAAAAATTAGGTCTAAAATGCTCATGTTGGCTATAAAACCATGCTTCTGAGCAAAAACCTGCCAGTAATTGACAATCTTAAAATCAGTATCATATACTGGTTTGTGTTTAGGACTGATTAAGAAACGAAGATCCTGAATGTTGTCAGTATTTTGGACGTA contains:
- a CDS encoding NUDIX hydrolase, translated to MSYTYDYPRPAVTTDVLLITEKLPRKILLIQRGNDPFKGKWALPGGFVDMDEELKLAALRELQEETGIENVEVKQFRTYGAVNRDPRHRTISIVYTGFVEDELECTGQDDAADAQWFTLENLPELAFDHKLIITEAREYLNI